A stretch of DNA from Telopea speciosissima isolate NSW1024214 ecotype Mountain lineage chromosome 5, Tspe_v1, whole genome shotgun sequence:
ATTGGGCTTTTGGTTGGTTTATATGATGATGTAGACAAGCAAGTTCAACTGTAAGCTTTTAATCCTTTAAtaagttttcttttgtttcccaGTGGTCCGTTGTAAAGTTACTAATTAAGTCTTAGggaatttcttttcctttggtttcttttctgttttttttttttaataataaataataacatTATAAAAGGAAAccgaaatataaaaatatatcgAATGGGACAAAACCATCTCACACCTCACACTGTCCATGGCGTGTGGACTCGTTTAAGTAGCCGTTTGGTGTTTATTTTGGATTgtattttcacctttcacacTCCATGGACTGTGTGAGATGGGTTGCAGTGGTTACCTGCAAGGGAAGGGATTCAAATTCTACTTGAAAGAGTAGAACTTGAAGGCCCCAAGAGGAGAATTGGGATTTCACTAATGGGTGGTCTATGTGAGCATATGGGCAAGCAACACGGCAGCATACTGATTTTCACAGATGCAAGGGCGATGCTCACAAACAACCAATGCAGAGATGCAgcagctctaataccatgtaaaTTGATAAAATCTTACGCTACGTACTCAGTGGTAAGGGTATAAATACAAGAATGTGATACCCAtacaagaaaagagagatatATGGAAAGAGATATACAGGGACCCAAAAGGCTATGTAAGGAATGAAAATATTCACAGAATACAGTTAATATCCACAGAATATACATCTAACAATAAAAAATGCGATAAAGAGTTTGTACAATTGACATGTAGAAACCCTCGCCATCAATTTTCTCCCCAAACTTATTAAGAATAACAAATTCCAAAAACCGATATGTGTAAGGTTGTAAGCCTTATTTGTTCCTATGACAATGGTCCCCAACAGCAGTTTTACGATACTGTCTCCATTTCTGCCATTTTTTAGATTTTATATTTCCTAAAAGGTAATTTTTACAAGGGAAATTATTGTTGTAACCATGGTCGGTGAATAAAAAATCgtacatttttattttagtataacgtatttttttaagggaaaaaaatctctacttggggatccgactcctctcaGGGAGCCCAGTGCCTAGGGACTACCCAGGGGGCGGCATCTAAGGGCTGGGTTCATATCCCGGCGCATTCCCAATCAACCATCcggatgtgtgcgacacagctcaACGGCTGGATGCCCTCTGGGCAGTCCCTGGGCCCTGGGTTTCTTGGAGAGGAGCTTAAtcctctacttggtggtgtttcctacgcctcTCATAGGGCACCATGAGATAAATGCCTCTGCCCATTGATGTAATAGGCTTGGAGACCAATTTGCAAATTTTGACTTAAGTTTAAAAAACCAATTTGTATACCCAACATTTAggagaaaaacaaaattcattttCATCACACTTCCAGTCTTCCAAtgcataatatttttttatgaaaattaattaggaattaagaaagcaaagaagaaatagCATATGCAATAACGTTCACTGAGGCTGTCAACCTCATCTTTTAGTCTCCTTAGCCCCTTCTTTTCTAGAGAGACCATGGGCTAAACTACGAACACGTCTCAACTGTTTTTTAATTACAAACGGACTGTTGCATTTAATAAAACACTTCACATCAAACAACGCATGAAAGCGTTCCCTCCATAATTTCGGGAGCATTCGGGCCAACAATGTCCATCCTGTTTCCTTAGAAATAAGGTTAGAGTTGCCATTAATTCAATAcaatctataagagaagaagaagtggtacTGGATGGGAATGACCCGCACCCCCAACCCTAGAGCTCGACATGTGGCCAAGGTGTTGTTCGGAGGATGAGGACTGATGTGCACCACTgagttgaaaattttctttccaCAGCATGTGCATCTAACTCGATGATGTGCACCCATCCTCACCCTCCGAACAACATCTTAACCACATGTCAAGCTCTTAAGGTGCATCGAACATCTTCCAGGGTAGAGGAGCTCGATCAAtccccatccaaaaaaaaaattgtttgaaaaatcAAGAGTTCAAAATAATATTTGATAATTttgaccaaataaaataataattgatAATTGATAACCAACGAACAGTCAAGAGTTCAAAATAACGTGAAAGCCTGCAGGACGGAATGTAGACTTCCCTTTGACAACCCTCAGtcatctctctcccattttttgaTTCTCTctgtgggaaaaaaaaacaaactcagAAGATAGTATTTCTGGTGCTGCTGTTAGAGGTCCTCTGTATGTATGTGAGTTACGAGAGAAAGGGAGGGAGAGATGGTGAAAGCCTGTACTTCAGTTCTAATTCTGatctcttctctgttttctcttCTATTCACCCTTGTCCTTGCAAACATCTCACCTGGAACAACCCTTAGACCCTCCGATTCCAACACCACATGGACATCTCCAAACAATACTTTCTCTCTGAGTTTCATCACCATCACCTCACCCAACCCACCTTCCTTCGTCGCTGCAATCTCCTACTACGGCATTTCAGTCTGGAAAGCCGGCGGCTATTCCGGCACCGTCGACATAGATGGGTCCTTTCAGTTCCTCCAAAACGGCAATCTCCGTCTTGTCAACGGCAATGGCAGCGTCATTTGGGAATCCGGAACCGCCAATCGCGGCATTACAACTGCGACACTCGATGATTCAGGTAATCTCTCCTTGAAGAACGACTCTGTTTCTGTTTGGTCCACTTTCGATAATCCAACGGACACAATTCTTCCGACCCAGAATTTCACTACTGGGATGCTTCTCCGATCTGGGTTGTACTCGTTTAATCTTCTCGATACGGGAAATCTTACACTTAAATGGAATAATAGCATTGTTTATTGGAACCCAGCTTTGAATTCTACTTATGCGAACTTGACTTCTCCTAGCTTGAGCATCCAAGCTGTTGGAATTGTGACGCTTAACGATCCAACGTTTTCAACCCCTGCTATTGTGGTTTATAGCAGTGATTATGGAGAGGGAACAGACGTTCTTAGGTTTCTGAAATTGGATTCTGATGGGAATCTTAGGATTTACAGCTCTGCTAGGGGTTATGGTGTGGAGTTTGAGAGATGGGTTGCTGTTGCTGATCAGTGTATGGTTTTTGGGTATTGCGGTAACATGGGTGTctgccattataatgatatggcGCCTGTTTGTGGTTGCCCATCTGAGAATTTCGTATTTGCAGATCCGAATGATACCAGAAAGGGGTGTCAGCGGAAGATGAAGCTTGAAGATTGCTCTCGTAGAGCCACTATGTTGAAACTGGACCATGCCCAGTTCCTGACTTACCCTCCTGAGCTCTCATCCCAACTCTTCACTGTGGGGATTTCTGCTTGTTCGTCGAATTGCCTTCAAGGGCCCTGCACGGTATCCACATCCCTAGCTGATGGAACTGGAGAGTGTTACATTAAAACTTCAGACTTTAATAGTGGGTACATGTCACCGGCACTTCCTAGTACTTCTTTTGTCAAGGTTTGCAGTCCAGTACTTCCGAACTCGCCTCCAACTGAGGCTGAAAGAGGAGAAAGGACATGGAAGTTGAATCCATGGGTAGTTGTGGTTGTGGTTGCTgttactcttttgggcttgacCCTTCTAGAGGGTGGATTGTGGTGGTCGTGTTGTAGAAAAAGCCCGAATTTCGGGGGATTGTCAACTCAGTATGCACTTCTTGAATATGCTTCCGGTGCACCCGTCcagtttaattataaggagctCCAGCACATTACTAAGGGGTTCAGGGAGAAGCTTGGAGCCGGAGGTTTTGGGTCTGTACACCAAGGGATTCTTGCCAATAGGACGGTGGTTGCAGTGAAACAACTTGAAGGGATTGAGCAAGGAGAGAAGCAGTTCAAGATGGAGGTTGCAACTATAAGTAGTACTCACCATTTGAATTTGGTGAGGTTGATTGGTTTTTGCTCCGAGGGTCGTCACAGGCTGCTAGTTTTAGAGTTCATGAAAAATGGGTCCCTTGATAATTTCCTCTTCACTTCAAAAGAGCCATTAGAAAGATTGTTGGATTGGAAGGCTCGGTTCAAAATTGCACTTGGGACTGCAAGGGGGATCACATACCTCCATGAGGAGTGTCGAGACTGTATTGTCCACTGTGACATAAAGCCAGAAAATATTCTGTTGGATGAGAATTACAATGCTAAGGTCTCAGATTTTGGCCTTACAAAACTTATAAATCCGAAAGACCATAGGCACCGAACCTTAACAAGTGTTAGAGGGACTAGGGGATATTTGGCACCAGAGTGGCTAGCCAACCTTCCAATGACTTCCAAGTCTGATGTCTACAGTTATGGTTTGGTGTTGTTGGAGATCGTTAGTGGACGAAGGAATTTCGAAGTCTCAGAGGATACAGGTCGGAAGAAATTTTCTCTGTGGGCATATGAAGAGTTTGATAAGGGAAATGTTGAGAATATTGTTGATAAAAGGCTGACTGAACATAGGTTGGACATGGAGCAAGTGATGCGAGCAATTCAGGTTAGCTTCTGGTGCATCCAGGAGCAGCAGTCTCAGAGGCCAATGATGGGGAAGGTGGTGCATATGCTAGAAGGGATTAGTGCAATTGAGAAACCACCAGCACCAAACACCACAGCAAAAGGGTCTGTGAGTGTCACCAGCATGGATAACAGTTTTGCTGTCAATGTCCTCTCCACTCTTGTAACTTCAGTCCCAGCTacctcctcatcttcctcacTTCAAGCCATGGAAATTTCATCATCCCCTACAAGTATGAACACTGAAATAACTTCATCGCCCCTACTACATCAAATTGAAGTGAGCCCCTAAAATCACGATTATTTGTGTAGTTTCTGTGATATATATAGTGCTCAGTTCTTAATTGTAAAGGGATAACCACCATTAGGTGTGATGTTTTACAAGTTACATGTAACAAAGTTTATTTAATTAGCTCATTACTCTCTGTTCATTGTCAAATTCATTCTCTGCAAGACTGCTACTATTAATTGTAGTTGCTATTGCTACAACCTTGCTTTCAACCCTAGAGTGAGACTCATTCACCACAAGAAATTAGGTTTGACtcaaattctttttattttccatcttttttctttacttcACAATACAAATATATATCGAAGGGAGAACTAGAAGTTGTAAAAACAAAACTGTTGAaatacaaccattgaaaaagaACCATTGAGATATATCCGTTAGAATAGAGCAATTGAAATATAACTATTGGTAGTCATGAAAATATAATTATTGAAAATTAATAACTAGTGACATCCAATGCTACAGATCCCATGGTAAAGGATTCCAGCTTCACCATGGTTGATGTAACCAGATCCTACTTGAATTGTTATTTACAAGCATATTTAGAGACTTCTTTAGCCTCCTCATTACACTTGCTACTACAGCTTACATAAATTCCACAGGCTGGAAACATCCAACAGCAAAGGGAAGAAGGTCCATGAGTATTAATCAAACTAGGGTTCATCAGTTGCACCAGTTCTAGTGTATCAATCTATTGAAGGTAAATTAGAAAGCCGGCAAAGCATCATTGAAGGAAATTTGGGAACAATTCTACCTAGGTAGTAGATAAAAATTAAGGACAACGTAACCCTGTTTCTTCATGAAGTATTACTTAAGGGAAGGGAAATATTTCAAgtatatatgaaaaattaacAACAGAATAACTAAGAAATCAGAATGAAATGCCTGACCATCCATCCAAAAGGTGGAACTCTCGCATTTTCTAAACAAAGTAAATTAGACAGTCAAGAATGAACATCAAAATTGAGTAACATTATGAAATGATTGAGTTTCAGGTTAATCGACCACGAAAATATTAATCATTCTACTTTCCACACAAAACTACATCTTATCATATCCCATGATAGAGACCACATTCGGAAATGCACAATCATTCTTTTCCACTTTCACTATAAAGGCTGGGATTAGCTCATTACGCAAACCAGTAACTAGACTCGTACAACAAAAGAATCAAATGGATCTAGTGTAAGACCTCACAGAAAACTGAAGACCATCCCCAGAAAATACAGCTAAGGTTGCTACCTGTGCTGCAACAGATAACCTGCTGTCAGTTGCACAGTTGGCTGTATTCCAGAATAGCACAAACATGACCACATAAACTTGGCTTGCACAAGCACACAGAGATCCCAGAGCTGCAATCTTAGAGTTGCTGAGTGGATGAAGAAATCAAACATTGAACTGCCAGTTTCATCTCCCAATATATACAATGATACCGTAGGCTTTCAGCAACTACTTTTGTGCTTGCAAGAGCGCCACCAGCAGGTTGTATTCACTGAACTTGGAAGCTCCAAGAAACACATCTAAGTGAAGTAGTCATGTCGAATAATGG
This window harbors:
- the LOC122662414 gene encoding G-type lectin S-receptor-like serine/threonine-protein kinase At1g34300, which produces MVKACTSVLILISSLFSLLFTLVLANISPGTTLRPSDSNTTWTSPNNTFSLSFITITSPNPPSFVAAISYYGISVWKAGGYSGTVDIDGSFQFLQNGNLRLVNGNGSVIWESGTANRGITTATLDDSGNLSLKNDSVSVWSTFDNPTDTILPTQNFTTGMLLRSGLYSFNLLDTGNLTLKWNNSIVYWNPALNSTYANLTSPSLSIQAVGIVTLNDPTFSTPAIVVYSSDYGEGTDVLRFLKLDSDGNLRIYSSARGYGVEFERWVAVADQCMVFGYCGNMGVCHYNDMAPVCGCPSENFVFADPNDTRKGCQRKMKLEDCSRRATMLKLDHAQFLTYPPELSSQLFTVGISACSSNCLQGPCTVSTSLADGTGECYIKTSDFNSGYMSPALPSTSFVKVCSPVLPNSPPTEAERGERTWKLNPWVVVVVVAVTLLGLTLLEGGLWWSCCRKSPNFGGLSTQYALLEYASGAPVQFNYKELQHITKGFREKLGAGGFGSVHQGILANRTVVAVKQLEGIEQGEKQFKMEVATISSTHHLNLVRLIGFCSEGRHRLLVLEFMKNGSLDNFLFTSKEPLERLLDWKARFKIALGTARGITYLHEECRDCIVHCDIKPENILLDENYNAKVSDFGLTKLINPKDHRHRTLTSVRGTRGYLAPEWLANLPMTSKSDVYSYGLVLLEIVSGRRNFEVSEDTGRKKFSLWAYEEFDKGNVENIVDKRLTEHRLDMEQVMRAIQVSFWCIQEQQSQRPMMGKVVHMLEGISAIEKPPAPNTTAKGSVSVTSMDNSFAVNVLSTLVTSVPATSSSSSLQAMEISSSPTSMNTEITSSPLLHQIEVSP